One Methanolobus sp. WCC4 DNA segment encodes these proteins:
- a CDS encoding DUF128 domain-containing protein — MTDPNIERKLVEIMRIISESDKPLGARLIADELHNRGYAIGERAVRYHLRILDERGFTKKHGYIGRTITERGKKELNDALISDRFGFVITRIEELIYKADYNVDTGKGNVIVNITNIDKDDYDNATEVIRYAMDHGATISPRVGIIEEDTDLDIYVPEGKVAVATVCSITFDGLLLNSGIPVVPVYGGLMEIADHSPAGFLDLISYNGTSIDPIKIFLRRKATSILEAIETGNGKMLANVRQIPASAAKRAEEILDIAGKHDISGHLAIGEPDEDVLFAPIERGKIGIPVMVGINSVAAVEEAGIPVETNPVSAVMEYSKMKKL, encoded by the coding sequence ATGACAGATCCAAACATTGAGAGAAAGCTTGTTGAGATCATGCGGATCATCAGTGAGAGCGATAAGCCTCTGGGTGCTCGCCTCATAGCTGATGAGCTCCATAATCGTGGTTATGCCATCGGAGAGCGGGCTGTAAGGTATCATTTGCGGATACTTGATGAGCGCGGTTTCACTAAAAAGCATGGCTACATAGGGCGTACCATCACCGAGCGTGGTAAGAAGGAACTGAATGACGCTCTGATAAGTGACCGTTTTGGATTCGTTATCACGAGGATCGAGGAGCTGATCTATAAGGCCGACTACAATGTGGACACGGGCAAAGGCAATGTCATTGTCAATATTACAAATATCGATAAGGACGATTATGATAATGCCACTGAGGTCATAAGGTATGCAATGGATCACGGCGCAACCATCAGTCCCAGGGTTGGCATCATCGAGGAAGACACCGATCTTGACATATACGTGCCTGAAGGTAAAGTTGCCGTTGCAACAGTATGCAGTATAACCTTCGATGGTCTTCTTCTGAACAGTGGTATTCCTGTTGTTCCTGTCTATGGTGGACTTATGGAGATCGCGGACCATTCTCCTGCTGGTTTCCTTGACCTGATATCGTATAATGGAACATCCATTGACCCGATAAAGATCTTCCTCCGGCGTAAAGCGACCTCGATACTTGAGGCTATCGAGACCGGCAATGGTAAGATGCTTGCCAATGTTCGCCAGATCCCTGCCTCTGCTGCAAAGCGGGCTGAGGAAATACTGGATATAGCAGGCAAACATGACATAAGTGGTCACCTGGCTATCGGAGAACCTGATGAAGATGTGCTTTTTGCACCAATAGAAAGAGGAAAGATAGGCATTCCTGTAATGGTGGGTATAAATTCCGTTGCTGCTGTTGAAGAAGCAGGTATCCCTGTTGAGACGAACCCTGTCTCAGCTGTGATGGAATACAGTAAGATGAAAAAGCTTTGA
- a CDS encoding DUF4367 domain-containing protein — protein MQSLYVGKEVKGGIFPPKDCRITFEQAQEITNNSILVPSYLPDGYKMQSACLVNGTSDHPDFTGYSQLIYTNENSSFSVTEDFSGTKEFTFEAPASDDDVEVEKITIGGHEGELRTIRDEVMRINWYIDGISVSVSSHFLEKNELIRIAESVK, from the coding sequence ATGCAATCTCTGTATGTCGGTAAAGAAGTGAAGGGTGGTATATTCCCTCCTAAAGATTGCAGAATTACATTTGAACAGGCACAAGAGATTACAAATAATAGTATTCTGGTTCCTTCGTACCTGCCTGATGGGTACAAAATGCAAAGTGCATGTCTGGTAAATGGAACATCTGATCATCCTGATTTTACCGGCTATTCCCAGCTGATCTATACAAACGAAAACAGTTCTTTTTCTGTAACAGAGGATTTCTCCGGGACAAAGGAATTCACATTCGAAGCACCAGCATCAGATGATGATGTGGAAGTTGAAAAGATTACAATAGGCGGGCATGAAGGAGAATTGAGGACAATACGTGACGAGGTAATGAGAATTAACTGGTATATCGATGGCATCAGTGTCTCAGTTTCATCTCATTTCCTGGAAAAGAATGAACTGATCAGAATTGCAGAATCCGTAAAATGA
- a CDS encoding DUF4367 domain-containing protein has product MRTKLLVILLLMGAVLLSSGCTGYKVTSDSINSKGVGVNEDSMKVYTSEKVELEQAQEATNNNLLIPSYLPDGYELERVYLVDKRNEIKFTGYVSLECSNGENTLFVDEDFSEKMELTFEDPEPDDDVEVEIITIGGHEGELRIIQGTLMELIWDIDGIRVSVSSTVLEKSELIRIAESVE; this is encoded by the coding sequence ATGAGAACAAAGTTATTGGTGATATTGTTATTGATGGGAGCTGTTTTGTTAAGCTCCGGTTGTACGGGGTATAAAGTTACATCTGATTCCATTAATTCCAAAGGAGTAGGGGTAAATGAAGATTCAATGAAGGTCTATACAAGTGAGAAAGTGGAACTGGAGCAGGCACAAGAAGCTACGAACAATAATTTGTTAATTCCTTCCTACCTGCCGGATGGATATGAACTGGAACGTGTGTATCTGGTAGATAAAAGGAATGAGATAAAATTCACCGGCTATGTTTCACTGGAATGCTCCAATGGAGAAAATACTCTTTTTGTAGATGAGGATTTCTCTGAGAAAATGGAACTCACATTCGAAGATCCAGAACCCGATGATGATGTGGAAGTTGAGATCATCACAATAGGCGGACATGAGGGTGAACTCAGGATCATCCAGGGGACGCTAATGGAGCTTATCTGGGATATTGATGGTATCAGGGTCTCTGTTTCATCCACTGTCCTTGAAAAGAGTGAACTGATCAGAATTGCGGAATCCGTAGAGTAA
- a CDS encoding DUF4367 domain-containing protein, whose translation MGTKMLVILLLMAAVLLSSGCTEGEMTAEEIAEKVQQEQFALDDYSATVLMTSTSGENSQIVKYELVEKGPDRSKITMLLPQEEAGIIRVENGDQMWRYDPEDEAFVLYDGLLLPDDYNGKYSEMIEYYLNEADIGIMGMEIYEGRETYVLLSEPKKDRNDDGGPVDFESKIWVDKETWVPLRLETTFTEGGGSELTGVVEYQDFKVNTGIEDEDFEIPEDTEVIMSGSLPIQPELTLEEAKNISANKILIPSYLPEGYEFVKVFVDTEAYKAAGEEGTFIGIIYSKEEESSIYISEEFNEGGNAVVVPSIEADEEFEVVTINGEEGKLLTFGNGDYRLDWEVNGNRVIISTYHGDRDELIKIAESMK comes from the coding sequence ATGGGAACGAAGATGTTGGTGATATTGTTATTGATGGCTGCTGTTCTGTTAAGCTCTGGCTGTACAGAGGGAGAGATGACGGCAGAGGAAATAGCTGAGAAAGTGCAGCAAGAACAGTTTGCTCTGGATGATTATTCTGCTACTGTCCTGATGACATCTACAAGTGGGGAAAATTCGCAGATCGTGAAGTACGAGCTGGTGGAAAAGGGTCCTGACCGATCAAAAATAACCATGTTACTTCCTCAAGAAGAAGCCGGAATCATCAGGGTCGAGAACGGTGATCAAATGTGGAGATATGATCCCGAGGATGAAGCTTTCGTTCTTTATGATGGATTACTGCTCCCTGATGACTATAATGGGAAATATTCCGAAATGATCGAATATTATCTGAATGAAGCTGATATCGGCATTATGGGCATGGAAATCTATGAAGGTCGTGAAACCTATGTTCTTCTATCAGAACCAAAAAAGGACCGAAATGATGACGGGGGTCCTGTTGATTTTGAATCAAAGATATGGGTGGACAAGGAAACCTGGGTGCCTCTTAGATTAGAGACTACCTTTACCGAGGGTGGCGGATCAGAGTTGACTGGCGTGGTAGAATATCAGGATTTCAAGGTAAATACGGGCATTGAGGATGAAGATTTTGAGATTCCGGAGGATACTGAAGTGATCATGTCAGGATCTCTCCCCATTCAACCGGAGCTAACACTTGAGGAAGCCAAAAACATCTCAGCTAACAAGATACTGATCCCTTCCTATCTGCCAGAGGGGTATGAGTTCGTAAAAGTGTTCGTTGATACAGAGGCTTACAAAGCGGCTGGAGAAGAAGGGACCTTCATTGGAATTATCTACTCGAAAGAGGAAGAATCCTCAATTTACATCTCTGAAGAGTTCAATGAAGGGGGAAATGCTGTTGTTGTCCCTTCTATTGAGGCAGATGAAGAATTCGAGGTAGTTACAATAAATGGTGAAGAGGGGAAATTGCTTACATTCGGCAATGGCGACTATAGGCTGGACTGGGAAGTGAACGGTAACAGGGTGATAATCTCAACGTACCATGGCGATAGGGATGAACTGATAAAGATTGCAGAGTCGATGAAATGA
- a CDS encoding ammonium transporter — MYGISQKLNSKMIWQVLLLMSVIFMVFIGPASAETMEENAAAIADLQTALTFMWLLIAGAIVFLMHAGFSLVEIGLTRTKNTANILMKNFMTISLGIIVYWAVGWGIMYGADYAGLIGIDQFFLMGADNAVWNGWWFQMVFAATGATIVSGAMAERTDFKAYLIYTILMVALIYPVYGHWVWSGSGILTTGFIVDAIGVAHHDFAGSGVVHSIGGYSALAGVLLVGARIGKFKNGKPMAIPGHSLPLAFLGTLILAFGWVGFNGGSTLDANDPFANLVIANTFIAAGAGAIIVMIITWMKTGKPDPSLTANGLLAGLVAITAPCGSVSNSGAFIIGLIGGIIVYVGVMFNENVLKVDDPVGAIAVHGYSGSWGLIAVGLFALGTGEGSILEGAAYTAETAGLFYGGGVGLLMIQLVAVVLSIVWAFGISFIIFKILDVVIGLRVSEEHEIAGLDVVEHGISAYPEFLLAKE, encoded by the coding sequence ATGTATGGAATATCACAGAAACTCAATTCAAAGATGATCTGGCAGGTTTTACTGCTAATGAGCGTCATATTTATGGTATTTATAGGTCCAGCGTCAGCTGAAACAATGGAAGAGAACGCTGCAGCAATTGCAGATCTTCAGACAGCACTCACATTCATGTGGCTCTTGATAGCCGGTGCAATTGTGTTCCTTATGCACGCAGGTTTCTCTCTGGTAGAGATCGGTCTTACCAGAACAAAGAACACTGCTAACATTCTCATGAAGAACTTCATGACCATCTCCCTTGGTATCATCGTATACTGGGCAGTAGGATGGGGAATCATGTACGGTGCCGACTATGCAGGCCTTATCGGTATTGACCAGTTCTTCCTTATGGGAGCTGACAATGCGGTATGGAACGGATGGTGGTTCCAGATGGTCTTCGCAGCAACCGGTGCAACAATCGTTTCAGGTGCAATGGCTGAGAGGACTGATTTCAAGGCATATCTCATTTATACAATACTTATGGTAGCACTCATCTACCCTGTCTATGGACACTGGGTATGGAGTGGTTCAGGAATACTTACAACAGGTTTCATAGTAGACGCAATTGGTGTCGCACACCATGACTTTGCAGGTTCCGGTGTAGTACACTCAATTGGTGGATATTCAGCTCTTGCAGGTGTACTGCTTGTAGGTGCAAGGATCGGCAAGTTCAAGAACGGAAAGCCAATGGCAATTCCAGGTCACAGTCTTCCACTTGCATTCCTCGGTACCCTTATACTTGCATTCGGTTGGGTAGGATTCAACGGTGGTAGTACCCTTGATGCAAACGACCCATTCGCAAACCTCGTAATCGCTAACACATTCATTGCAGCTGGCGCAGGAGCAATTATAGTAATGATCATTACCTGGATGAAGACAGGAAAGCCAGACCCATCCCTTACAGCAAACGGACTTCTTGCAGGTCTTGTAGCAATCACCGCACCTTGTGGTTCAGTCAGTAACTCTGGTGCATTTATCATCGGTCTTATCGGTGGTATTATAGTATACGTAGGTGTAATGTTCAATGAGAACGTACTCAAGGTCGATGACCCTGTAGGTGCGATCGCAGTACACGGATACTCAGGTAGCTGGGGACTTATCGCTGTAGGTCTCTTCGCTCTGGGAACAGGTGAAGGTTCAATCCTCGAAGGTGCAGCATACACTGCAGAGACAGCAGGTCTCTTCTACGGTGGCGGAGTAGGACTCCTTATGATCCAGTTAGTTGCAGTGGTACTCAGTATAGTATGGGCATTCGGAATCTCATTCATCATCTTCAAGATACTCGATGTAGTTATCGGACTCCGTGTCTCTGAAGAGCATGAGATCGCTGGACTTGATGTAGTTGAACATGGTATCAGTGCATACCCAGAATTCCTTCTTGCAAAGGAGTGA
- a CDS encoding P-II family nitrogen regulator: MMKIEAIIRPTKIHEVKDALEEAGYESITVTDVKGRGKQKGVMQQWRGRKYCVDLLPKIKMEIVVKEEDVDTVVDIIMKTSATGSIGDGKIFIYPVSKIIRIRTGETDGEAL, encoded by the coding sequence ATGATGAAGATAGAAGCAATCATAAGACCTACAAAGATCCATGAGGTCAAGGACGCACTGGAAGAGGCAGGATACGAGAGTATCACCGTGACCGATGTAAAAGGCCGTGGTAAGCAGAAGGGCGTAATGCAGCAGTGGAGAGGACGCAAGTATTGCGTTGACCTCCTTCCAAAGATCAAAATGGAGATCGTAGTAAAGGAAGAAGATGTCGATACAGTTGTTGACATCATCATGAAGACCTCAGCAACCGGCTCAATTGGTGACGGTAAGATCTTCATATATCCTGTAAGCAAGATCATCAGGATCCGTACAGGTGAAACAGACGGAGAAGCACTTTAA
- a CDS encoding response regulator gives MTGNDRQKILIVDDERINVAVISSYLSEDYDVITASNGESALEMVKEEVPDLILLDVIMPGMDGFDVCRIIKHDYKLDFIPIIMLTALTSKDDHQKGIEVGADDFLKKPADRFELEKKITALLRIKEQHDSLLLERNKAYEYLDYIGSLVAVLDEDYRLVHINKKGSDMLGYNRRNIINRDWMDLFVAESYTGHVRDRYERLLKDGTGSSEYHEYPVMTITRKERLFRWYDSVLKCDDSSEKCILISGEDITEKRKDEIKLIEYAEQMKHSNELKDLFTDVLRHDLLNPAGLIRSFTELLEETDTSDRQQHIIENIKRSNSKLIELIEDAAQLAKLESMEEMAIIRTDLATISRDQLENFAPFMQSKGIKAEMHMGTSCPALANPMIEAVFSNLISNAIKYSPEKTVISMSIDDLGDRWKVKVKDRGDGIPDRDKGAVFERFNRLHKENIKGNGIGLAIVKRVIDLHGESIGVLDNPEGKGSVFWFTVKKAM, from the coding sequence ATGACAGGAAATGATAGACAAAAGATCCTCATCGTAGATGATGAGCGGATCAATGTTGCAGTTATTAGTTCCTACCTGTCAGAAGATTATGATGTTATCACGGCATCAAATGGGGAAAGCGCACTCGAGATGGTAAAAGAAGAAGTGCCGGACCTTATTCTCCTGGATGTCATCATGCCCGGAATGGACGGTTTTGACGTATGCCGTATCATCAAGCATGACTACAAACTTGACTTCATACCAATAATAATGCTCACAGCACTTACTTCCAAAGATGACCATCAGAAAGGTATCGAGGTTGGTGCGGATGATTTTCTTAAAAAACCTGCTGACAGGTTCGAGCTGGAGAAAAAGATCACAGCTCTTCTGAGGATCAAAGAGCAGCATGACTCCCTTTTGCTTGAACGTAATAAGGCATACGAGTACCTTGATTATATCGGCAGCCTTGTAGCTGTCCTTGATGAGGATTACAGGCTTGTCCACATCAATAAGAAAGGGTCCGACATGCTTGGATACAACAGAAGGAATATCATCAACAGGGACTGGATGGACCTTTTCGTTGCGGAAAGCTATACCGGCCATGTAAGGGACAGGTACGAGCGACTATTGAAGGATGGCACAGGAAGTTCGGAATACCATGAATATCCTGTTATGACGATCACAAGGAAGGAAAGGCTTTTCAGGTGGTATGATTCCGTCCTCAAATGTGATGATAGTAGTGAGAAATGTATCCTTATATCAGGTGAGGACATCACCGAGAAAAGAAAAGATGAGATAAAGTTAATTGAATATGCTGAGCAGATGAAACATTCCAATGAGCTCAAGGACCTGTTCACTGATGTCCTGCGACATGACCTGTTAAACCCTGCAGGTCTTATCAGGTCATTTACTGAACTCCTGGAAGAAACAGATACATCGGACAGGCAACAGCATATAATTGAGAACATCAAAAGGTCGAACTCCAAGCTTATCGAGCTCATTGAGGATGCTGCACAACTTGCAAAGCTCGAATCAATGGAAGAGATGGCAATAATAAGGACTGATCTGGCTACTATTTCAAGGGACCAGCTTGAAAACTTTGCTCCTTTCATGCAGAGTAAGGGCATAAAAGCGGAAATGCATATGGGAACAAGTTGTCCTGCACTTGCCAATCCTATGATCGAAGCTGTTTTCTCTAACCTGATATCCAATGCTATAAAGTATAGTCCTGAGAAGACCGTTATTTCCATGTCAATAGATGACCTTGGTGATAGGTGGAAGGTAAAGGTCAAAGACCGGGGCGATGGTATACCTGACAGGGACAAAGGAGCTGTATTTGAACGTTTTAACAGGCTTCACAAGGAAAACATCAAGGGCAATGGTATAGGTCTTGCCATTGTAAAAAGGGTCATTGATCTGCATGGTGAGAGCATTGGTGTGCTGGATAACCCGGAAGGTAAGGGTAGTGTTTTCTGGTTCACGGTTAAAAAGGCCATGTGA
- a CDS encoding ammonium transporter, protein MFDTGTTGFMLVATSLVMLMTPGLAFFYGGLACKRNILGIMMQSFVSLGITTILWFVVGYSLCFSGGEGAIIGNLDKMFLNGVTITSAFAANEAIPEIVFISYQMMFAIITPALITGAFVNRVTFKAYLIFLVLWQVLVYYPFVHMVWGGGLLAEMGVLDYAGGIVVHATAGFAALAAVSYVGSRKNRESNPNSLPLVAIGTALLWFGWYGFNAGSELNVDSITPLAFLNTDISASFAAITWLVVAWIKQGKPRFVELLTGSVAGLATITPAAGYVSMPVAALFGIAAGLVCYYCVHFKNKLGWDDALDVWGVHGMGGVLGTILLGVFASSAINPNGVDGLLYGGSGFFMLQIVVVIAASVYAFVFTYIMLVAINYITPVKVSDDEEHLGLDISIHGETAYDIDLM, encoded by the coding sequence ATGTTCGATACAGGTACAACAGGATTTATGCTGGTGGCCACGAGCCTTGTAATGCTCATGACACCAGGACTGGCCTTTTTTTACGGAGGATTGGCATGTAAACGCAATATCCTGGGAATAATGATGCAGAGTTTCGTTTCCCTGGGAATCACAACCATACTATGGTTCGTTGTTGGTTATTCTCTCTGTTTCAGTGGTGGCGAAGGAGCGATCATAGGGAACCTTGACAAGATGTTCCTGAACGGAGTTACTATAACTTCCGCATTCGCAGCCAATGAGGCGATCCCCGAGATAGTCTTTATCTCATACCAGATGATGTTCGCTATCATCACACCTGCACTTATCACAGGTGCATTCGTTAACCGTGTTACCTTCAAAGCATATCTTATATTCCTTGTACTGTGGCAGGTGCTCGTATACTACCCATTCGTCCACATGGTATGGGGAGGCGGACTTCTTGCAGAGATGGGAGTACTTGACTACGCAGGCGGTATAGTGGTCCATGCAACAGCAGGTTTTGCAGCCCTTGCAGCAGTGTCCTATGTAGGTTCAAGGAAGAACCGCGAATCCAACCCTAACAGTCTTCCTCTTGTAGCAATAGGAACTGCTCTGCTCTGGTTCGGATGGTATGGGTTCAATGCAGGAAGCGAGTTGAACGTCGACAGCATCACACCCCTTGCATTCCTTAACACTGATATCTCAGCATCCTTTGCAGCCATAACATGGCTTGTGGTCGCATGGATCAAACAGGGAAAACCGAGGTTCGTAGAACTATTGACAGGTTCAGTTGCAGGTCTTGCAACCATCACCCCTGCAGCAGGTTATGTTTCCATGCCGGTTGCAGCCCTCTTCGGCATCGCCGCAGGTCTTGTATGTTATTATTGCGTCCACTTCAAGAACAAGCTCGGATGGGATGATGCACTGGATGTATGGGGAGTACATGGAATGGGAGGAGTACTCGGTACCATCCTTCTGGGAGTTTTCGCATCATCAGCGATCAATCCGAATGGTGTTGACGGACTGCTGTACGGAGGAAGCGGATTCTTCATGCTACAGATCGTCGTCGTGATAGCAGCTTCTGTGTATGCTTTTGTATTCACGTACATCATGCTGGTAGCTATCAACTACATCACACCTGTTAAAGTATCAGATGATGAGGAACACCTGGGACTTGATATTTCGATCCATGGTGAGACCGCATACGATATCGACCTTATGTGA
- the nifH gene encoding nitrogenase iron protein produces the protein MRQVAIYGKGGIGKSTTTQNLTGALATMGKKILLVGCDPKADSTRMLLGGLNQKTVLDTLRSEGDESIELDKLIQPGFGDIKCVESGGPEPGVGCAGRGIITSIGLLENLGAYEDELDYVFYDVLGDVVCGGFAMPIREGKAQEIYIVASGELMAIYAANNICKGIQKYAKGGARLGGIICNSRNVDGERELLEAFAQRLGSQLIHFVPRDNIVQRAEINRKVVIEFDPESQQAEEYRTLARNIDNNEMFVVPTPLEMDDLEAMMVEFGIIEL, from the coding sequence ATGCGACAAGTAGCAATATACGGAAAGGGCGGAATCGGAAAGTCAACAACAACTCAGAATTTGACCGGAGCACTCGCCACCATGGGCAAAAAGATACTGTTAGTAGGATGTGACCCAAAGGCAGACTCTACAAGAATGCTTCTCGGAGGTCTTAACCAGAAGACAGTACTCGACACCCTCAGATCAGAAGGCGACGAATCAATCGAACTCGACAAGCTTATCCAGCCAGGTTTTGGCGATATCAAGTGTGTCGAATCAGGTGGACCAGAACCAGGTGTCGGTTGTGCAGGTAGAGGAATTATCACTTCCATCGGTCTCCTCGAGAACCTTGGTGCATATGAAGATGAACTCGACTACGTATTCTATGACGTACTCGGTGACGTAGTATGTGGAGGTTTCGCAATGCCTATCAGGGAAGGAAAGGCACAGGAGATCTACATTGTAGCTAGTGGAGAACTTATGGCTATCTATGCAGCAAACAACATCTGCAAGGGTATCCAGAAGTACGCAAAGGGCGGGGCACGTCTTGGCGGAATCATCTGTAACAGTAGGAATGTAGATGGAGAACGTGAACTTCTCGAAGCTTTTGCACAGAGACTCGGAAGTCAGCTCATTCACTTCGTACCAAGAGACAACATTGTACAGCGTGCTGAGATCAACAGAAAGGTTGTCATCGAATTCGACCCAGAGAGCCAGCAGGCAGAGGAATACAGAACACTTGCAAGAAACATTGACAACAACGAGATGTTTGTAGTTCCAACCCCACTCGAGATGGATGATCTCGAAGCAATGATGGTAGAATTCGGAATAATTGAACTCTAA
- a CDS encoding P-II family nitrogen regulator — MQMIRAIIRPEKVVDVVDALEKEDFVSLTKSDVFGRGKQRGIHTADVQFNELPKTMLMLVVEDADKDKVLEIIKASAHTGKYGDGKVFVNPVENAYTIRTGASGL; from the coding sequence ATGCAGATGATTCGTGCGATAATCAGACCTGAGAAGGTAGTTGATGTTGTAGATGCACTTGAAAAGGAAGACTTTGTATCCCTTACCAAGTCCGATGTATTCGGAAGAGGAAAGCAGAGAGGTATCCACACAGCAGATGTACAGTTCAACGAACTTCCAAAAACAATGCTTATGCTAGTAGTTGAAGATGCTGACAAGGACAAGGTTCTTGAGATCATCAAGGCCTCAGCTCACACAGGAAAGTACGGAGACGGTAAGGTCTTCGTTAACCCAGTAGAAAACGCATACACAATCCGTACAGGCGCAAGCGGACTTTAA
- a CDS encoding P-II family nitrogen regulator codes for MKEITAIIRMNKMHKTLDALDGCGYPSFTVEKVMGRGKQKGLCFEFNPPLPEQPEPEMTHIPFVPKRMFTIVVSDNAAEKVIQKIIEINQTGHAGDGKIFVTDIPEVIRVRTGETGEETVGRNVE; via the coding sequence ATGAAGGAAATAACGGCAATCATCCGCATGAATAAGATGCATAAGACACTTGATGCTCTTGATGGATGCGGTTACCCCTCATTCACCGTAGAAAAGGTGATGGGCCGTGGTAAGCAAAAGGGATTGTGCTTTGAATTCAATCCTCCACTTCCAGAACAGCCAGAGCCAGAGATGACTCACATACCTTTCGTCCCAAAGCGTATGTTCACTATCGTTGTGAGTGACAATGCAGCTGAGAAGGTAATACAGAAGATAATAGAGATCAACCAGACAGGCCATGCAGGAGATGGAAAGATCTTCGTCACAGACATACCTGAAGTTATCAGAGTAAGGACCGGAGAAACTGGAGAAGAGACTGTAGGGAGGAATGTGGAATGA
- the nifD gene encoding nitrogenase molybdenum-iron protein alpha chain, with protein sequence MSSEVENSQKVIDEMMKVYPKKTEKDRRKHFTVKDSCETEQHIEANAKTVPGIMTNRGCAYAGGKGVVMGPIKDMVHITHGPIGCGYYTWGTRRNMAKAEDGGDNYLQYCFSTDMKETDIVFGGEKKLRDAIDDAMAIFKPGAISINATCPVGLIGDDIEDVARNAEKDYPGLKVLALRCEGYRGVSQSAGHHVASNVIMEQLIGTEELENPTPFDINIFGEYNIGGDLWEIRELFEKIGYRIVSTFTGDGSYHNISKAHNAKLSILLCHRSVNYTNRMMEEKYGVPWLKVNYVGVEGTIKTLRKMAEYFDDEELTKRTEEVIKEEMEKIQPELEKYKNKLQGKTSFIYAGGSRSHHYQNLFEDLGMKVLVAGYQFAHRDDYEGRQILDGLKEKASSGILEDLHYERDENFTPAISPERMEELKEKLGLMQYEGMLPEMKDGAIMVDDLNHYETEFLINELKPDLFCSGIKDKYWAQKMGVPSRQIHSYDYSGRYTGFTGVLNFARDVDMTVNNPSWKLQKTPWKGE encoded by the coding sequence ATGAGTTCTGAAGTAGAGAATTCACAGAAAGTCATCGATGAGATGATGAAGGTCTACCCTAAGAAGACTGAAAAGGATAGAAGGAAGCACTTTACAGTAAAGGACTCCTGCGAAACAGAGCAGCACATTGAAGCCAACGCCAAGACCGTACCAGGTATAATGACAAACCGTGGTTGTGCATATGCCGGTGGAAAGGGTGTGGTAATGGGACCTATCAAGGATATGGTTCACATCACACACGGACCGATCGGTTGTGGATACTACACCTGGGGAACCAGGAGAAACATGGCAAAGGCAGAAGATGGCGGCGACAACTACCTGCAGTACTGTTTCTCAACAGACATGAAAGAAACAGACATTGTATTCGGTGGTGAAAAGAAGCTCAGGGATGCAATTGATGATGCAATGGCGATCTTCAAGCCTGGAGCTATCTCCATCAATGCAACATGTCCGGTAGGACTTATCGGTGACGACATTGAGGATGTAGCACGTAATGCAGAAAAGGATTATCCTGGTCTAAAGGTACTGGCTCTTCGCTGTGAAGGCTACAGAGGTGTAAGCCAGTCTGCAGGACACCACGTTGCAAGTAACGTGATCATGGAACAGCTCATCGGTACTGAAGAACTTGAGAACCCAACACCATTTGACATCAATATCTTTGGTGAATACAACATTGGTGGTGACCTCTGGGAGATCAGAGAGCTCTTTGAGAAGATCGGATACCGTATAGTATCAACCTTCACAGGAGACGGTTCATACCATAATATCTCAAAGGCACACAATGCAAAGCTCAGTATTCTCCTCTGTCACAGGTCAGTCAACTACACTAACCGTATGATGGAAGAGAAGTATGGAGTTCCATGGTTAAAGGTCAATTACGTAGGTGTCGAAGGAACAATAAAGACACTCAGGAAGATGGCTGAATACTTTGATGATGAAGAACTCACAAAGAGGACTGAAGAAGTGATCAAAGAAGAAATGGAAAAGATCCAGCCAGAACTTGAGAAGTACAAGAACAAGCTCCAGGGCAAGACATCATTTATCTATGCTGGTGGATCCAGGTCACACCACTACCAGAACCTCTTTGAGGATCTTGGAATGAAGGTACTTGTTGCAGGATACCAGTTCGCTCACCGTGATGATTACGAAGGAAGACAGATCCTCGACGGTCTGAAGGAAAAGGCATCCAGTGGAATTCTTGAAGACCTCCACTATGAGAGAGATGAGAACTTTACTCCAGCTATCAGTCCGGAACGTATGGAAGAACTCAAGGAAAAGCTTGGCCTTATGCAGTATGAAGGAATGCTTCCTGAAATGAAGGATGGTGCTATCATGGTGGACGACCTTAACCACTACGAGACCGAATTCCTCATCAATGAACTCAAGCCAGACCTGTTCTGTTCAGGTATCAAGGACAAGTACTGGGCACAGAAGATGGGTGTCCCATCCAGACAGATCCACTCATATGACTACAGTGGTCGTTACACCGGATTCACTGGTGTACTGAACTTCGCAAGAGATGTAGACATGACAGTGAACAACCCAAGCTGGAAACTCCAGAAGACCCCATGGAAGGGAGAATAA